The following proteins come from a genomic window of Micromonospora zamorensis:
- a CDS encoding WhiB family transcriptional regulator produces MDWRHHSVCRDEDPELFFPIGTSGPALLQVEQAKAVCRRCSVTDQCLQWALESGQDAGVWGGMSEEERRAVKRRGGLRVLRAHSA; encoded by the coding sequence ATGGACTGGCGTCACCATAGTGTCTGCCGCGACGAGGACCCGGAGCTGTTCTTCCCGATCGGGACGTCCGGACCGGCTCTCCTGCAGGTCGAGCAGGCAAAGGCCGTCTGCAGGCGCTGCTCCGTGACCGACCAGTGCCTGCAGTGGGCACTCGAGTCTGGTCAGGACGCTGGCGTCTGGGGCGGAATGAGCGAGGAGGAGCGGCGCGCTGTCAAGCGGCGCGGCGGTCTCCGGGTGCTGCGCGCTCACTCCGCCTGA
- a CDS encoding sirohydrochlorin chelatase: MRAARLTSPTTTPTGPDAAGGVTPVVLVAHGSRDPRAADATRALARAVSAARPGTPVRASWLDHTEPGPTAVLRDLALAGHRQAVLVPLLLTAAYHHRVDIPAAVAAAAQAGPLLTVRVTDVLGPADGTVDAGLLGGLRRRLGEADPGRFDALVLAAAGTRDARARRSVGQVADALAVEFGVPCRVAYASAAPPAAGVAVSRLRAAGARRVAVCAYFLAPGLFHDAVAEAARAAGAVTVAAPLTDAPELVELVLRRVDDRPCRPVVTPIG; encoded by the coding sequence GTGCGGGCTGCACGTCTGACCTCGCCAACGACGACCCCGACCGGCCCTGATGCGGCCGGCGGGGTGACTCCGGTGGTGCTGGTCGCACACGGCAGTCGTGATCCACGAGCGGCCGATGCCACCCGGGCGCTCGCGCGAGCCGTGTCGGCGGCCCGACCGGGCACACCGGTCCGGGCGAGCTGGCTGGACCACACCGAGCCGGGGCCGACAGCGGTCCTGCGCGACCTGGCCCTGGCCGGTCACCGTCAGGCGGTGCTGGTGCCGCTGCTGCTGACCGCCGCGTACCACCATCGGGTGGACATTCCGGCGGCGGTCGCCGCGGCGGCGCAGGCCGGGCCACTCCTGACGGTACGGGTGACCGACGTGCTCGGCCCGGCGGACGGCACTGTCGATGCCGGGTTGCTGGGCGGGCTGCGCCGCAGGCTCGGTGAGGCGGACCCGGGCCGGTTCGACGCGTTGGTGCTGGCCGCCGCGGGCACCCGGGACGCGCGGGCGCGTCGCTCGGTGGGCCAGGTCGCGGACGCGCTCGCCGTGGAGTTCGGGGTGCCCTGCCGGGTGGCGTACGCCTCGGCGGCTCCACCGGCGGCCGGCGTGGCGGTGTCCCGGCTGCGGGCGGCCGGCGCGCGTCGGGTCGCGGTGTGCGCGTACTTCCTGGCGCCGGGCCTCTTCCACGATGCGGTAGCCGAGGCGGCCCGGGCGGCCGGCGCAGTGACGGTCGCCGCGCCGTTGACCGACGCACCGGAGCTGGTCGAGTTGGTGCTGCGCCGGGTCGACGACCGGCCCTGCCGGCCGGTGGTCACGCCGATCGGGTGA
- a CDS encoding phosphoadenylyl-sulfate reductase, protein MSLVSAANLRLVGPGGPTPTDPARRDPDELRVLAEQAARDLEGAPALEIARWAAQTFGDRFCVTSSMADAVLAHLVSRVAPGVDVVFLDTGLHFPETLRVRDEVARTLPVNVRSIRPRLTVGQQDGQYGPRLFNKSPDDCCQLRKVEPLERALTGYDAWAAGLRRDESPTRANTPVVTFDARRGKVKVNPIAAWSQRDVDAYIARFNVPVNELFKQGYGSIGCWPCTRRTKAGEDARAGRWAMFEKTECGLHV, encoded by the coding sequence ATGAGCCTCGTCTCCGCAGCGAACCTGCGCCTGGTCGGGCCGGGTGGCCCGACGCCGACCGATCCGGCCCGGCGCGACCCGGACGAGCTTCGCGTTCTGGCCGAGCAGGCTGCCCGGGACCTGGAAGGCGCCCCGGCGCTGGAGATCGCCCGCTGGGCCGCGCAGACGTTCGGCGACCGGTTCTGCGTCACCAGCTCGATGGCCGACGCCGTGCTGGCCCACCTGGTGTCCCGGGTGGCCCCGGGCGTGGACGTGGTCTTCCTCGACACCGGCCTGCACTTTCCCGAGACGCTCCGGGTGCGCGACGAGGTCGCCCGGACGCTGCCGGTGAACGTCCGGTCGATCCGACCCCGGCTCACCGTCGGCCAGCAGGACGGCCAGTACGGCCCCCGGCTGTTCAACAAGTCGCCGGACGACTGCTGCCAGCTCCGCAAGGTGGAGCCGCTGGAGCGGGCCCTGACCGGGTACGACGCCTGGGCCGCGGGTCTGCGCCGGGACGAGTCGCCGACCCGGGCGAACACGCCGGTGGTGACCTTCGACGCGCGGCGCGGCAAGGTCAAGGTCAACCCGATCGCGGCGTGGTCGCAGCGGGACGTGGACGCCTACATCGCCCGCTTCAACGTGCCGGTCAACGAGCTGTTCAAGCAGGGGTACGGGTCGATCGGCTGCTGGCCGTGCACCCGCCGCACGAAGGCCGGCGAGGACGCGCGGGCCGGCCGGTGGGCCATGTTCGAGAAGACCGAGTGCGGGCTGCACGTCTGA
- a CDS encoding nitrite/sulfite reductase yields the protein MAVSSTPARSEDPTTRPARAPRRPRGEGQWALGHREPLNPNERIKKDDDPLNVRARIETIYAHRGFASIDPQDLRGRFRWWGLYTQRKAGIDGGRTAVLEPHELEDEFFMLRVRIDGGQLSLAQLRVIADISREFARDTADITDRQNIQYHWIRVEDMPEIWRRLESVGLQTTEACGDCPRIVLGSPVAGVARDELLDPTPAVDEIVARYVGDKQFSNLPRKFKTSISWLVDTPYESNDIAFLGVDHPEHGPGFDVWVGGGLSTNPMLAQRLGVWVPMAEIPDVWAGVVGIFRDYGYRRLRNRARLKFLVADWGVERFREVLEKDYLGRTLLDGPAPTLPPKPIDHVGVHEQADGRHYVGAAPVVGRVSGTQLAQLADVVEAHGSDRVRLTPYQKLLVLDVPSERTESLVDALRGIGLEARPSAWRRGTMACTGIEYCKLAIVETKARGEELVARLEQRLRDFDADISIHINGCPNACARTQVADIGLKGQLVVGPDGQQVEGFQVHLGGGLGMAQGQTAGFGRKLRGLKTTADELPEYVERLARRYLAGRSEGETFANWVIRVDEEELR from the coding sequence ATGGCGGTCAGCAGCACGCCGGCCCGATCCGAGGACCCGACGACCCGCCCGGCCCGGGCGCCGCGCCGGCCCCGGGGTGAGGGTCAATGGGCGCTCGGCCACCGCGAGCCGCTCAACCCCAACGAGCGGATCAAGAAGGACGACGACCCGCTCAACGTCCGGGCCCGGATCGAAACCATCTACGCGCACCGCGGCTTCGCCTCCATCGACCCGCAGGATCTGCGCGGCCGGTTCCGCTGGTGGGGCCTCTACACCCAGCGCAAGGCGGGCATCGACGGCGGGCGCACCGCCGTGCTGGAGCCGCACGAGTTGGAGGACGAGTTCTTCATGCTCCGGGTCCGCATCGACGGCGGCCAGCTCAGCCTGGCCCAGCTGCGGGTGATCGCGGACATCTCCCGGGAGTTCGCGCGGGACACCGCCGACATCACCGACCGGCAGAACATCCAGTACCACTGGATCCGCGTCGAGGACATGCCGGAGATCTGGCGCCGGCTGGAGTCGGTCGGCCTGCAGACCACCGAGGCGTGCGGCGACTGCCCGCGGATCGTGCTGGGCAGCCCGGTCGCCGGGGTCGCCCGCGACGAGCTGCTCGACCCGACCCCGGCGGTCGACGAGATCGTCGCCCGGTACGTCGGCGACAAGCAGTTCTCCAACCTGCCCCGCAAGTTCAAGACGTCGATCTCCTGGCTGGTCGACACCCCGTACGAGTCGAACGACATCGCCTTCCTCGGTGTCGACCACCCCGAGCACGGCCCCGGCTTCGACGTCTGGGTCGGCGGTGGTCTCTCCACCAACCCGATGCTCGCCCAGCGGCTCGGCGTCTGGGTGCCGATGGCCGAGATTCCGGACGTGTGGGCCGGTGTGGTCGGGATCTTCCGCGACTACGGCTACCGCCGGCTGCGCAACCGGGCCCGGCTGAAGTTCCTGGTGGCCGACTGGGGTGTGGAGCGGTTCCGCGAGGTCCTGGAGAAGGACTACCTCGGTCGCACGTTGCTCGACGGTCCGGCACCGACCCTGCCGCCGAAGCCGATCGACCACGTGGGCGTGCACGAGCAGGCCGACGGGCGGCACTACGTGGGCGCTGCACCGGTGGTCGGGCGGGTCTCCGGCACGCAGCTCGCCCAACTGGCCGACGTGGTGGAGGCGCACGGCAGCGACCGGGTGCGGCTCACCCCGTACCAGAAGCTGCTGGTGCTCGACGTGCCGTCGGAGCGGACGGAGTCGCTGGTCGACGCGCTGCGCGGGATCGGTCTGGAGGCCCGGCCGTCGGCCTGGCGGCGCGGCACCATGGCGTGCACCGGCATCGAGTACTGCAAGTTGGCCATCGTCGAGACGAAGGCCCGCGGTGAGGAGCTGGTGGCCCGGCTGGAGCAGCGGCTGCGCGACTTCGACGCGGACATCTCGATCCACATCAACGGCTGCCCGAACGCCTGCGCACGGACCCAGGTGGCCGACATCGGGCTCAAGGGTCAACTGGTGGTCGGCCCGGACGGGCAGCAGGTGGAGGGCTTCCAGGTGCACCTGGGCGGCGGGCTGGGCATGGCCCAGGGTCAGACCGCCGGTTTCGGCCGCAAGCTGCGCGGCCTGAAGACCACCGCGGACGAGCTTCCGGAGTACGTGGAACGGCTGGCCCGTCGCTACCTGGCCGGTCGGAGCGAGGGCGAGACGTTCGCCAACTGGGTGATCAGAGTCGACGAGGAGGAACTGCGGTGA
- a CDS encoding glycosyltransferase family 39 protein gives MGGLSESTGTAWEHLRRLPVWLVPALLTLAVTLTGLGSAQLWRDELATWSAATRSPADLVRLAGTIDAATGPYYLLMHGWTAAFGDSTTALRAPAVLAMTVAAGLLAVLGARLVDRRSGLFAGLLFAVLPGTSRYGQEARPYALATMLAVLATLLLVTALRRPGWARWAGYAAAVVALGLIHLIALTLLAAHALVVLLAWWRGPAEAGVATRDHPSAERDRRVWRWVVAVVPVALLAGPLLLKARTQQSRQLNWVNLARLDDLAALPGGVAQSSVVGGLLVGVAALGAARLGRRALLPVSAVLLPVLLLFAAGTVVPLWVPRYLVFVVPFACLLAGAALAAVAAPAALVVVVLAGLLGLPDQAALRRTHEWPRSAPVDYAGAARVIGDGQRPGDAVVYSPRHSWLFLDLGIEYHLGDPPRDVLVTEDEVRRGDLWAAECPRPAQCLAGTSRVWLVVAGRHAEPLAAVPGAKGDALGAQFTVTQVWPRPGLTVALLTSRPDR, from the coding sequence GTGGGCGGATTGTCCGAGTCGACCGGGACGGCGTGGGAGCACCTGCGCCGCCTGCCGGTCTGGCTCGTCCCGGCGCTGCTGACCCTGGCGGTGACGCTGACCGGGCTGGGCTCCGCCCAGCTCTGGCGCGACGAGCTGGCGACCTGGAGCGCGGCTACCCGGTCGCCCGCCGACCTGGTCCGGCTGGCCGGCACCATCGACGCCGCCACCGGGCCGTACTACCTGCTGATGCACGGTTGGACCGCAGCCTTCGGCGACTCCACGACCGCCCTGCGCGCGCCGGCCGTGCTGGCGATGACCGTGGCCGCGGGGTTGCTCGCCGTGCTCGGCGCGCGGCTCGTCGACCGGCGTTCCGGTCTCTTCGCCGGGCTGCTGTTCGCGGTGCTCCCCGGCACCTCCCGCTACGGTCAGGAGGCCCGCCCGTACGCGCTGGCCACCATGCTCGCGGTGCTCGCCACCCTGCTGCTGGTGACCGCCCTGCGCCGGCCGGGCTGGGCCCGGTGGGCCGGCTACGCCGCCGCGGTGGTCGCTCTCGGGCTCATCCACCTGATCGCGCTCACGTTGCTCGCCGCGCACGCGCTGGTCGTCCTGCTCGCCTGGTGGCGCGGCCCCGCCGAGGCCGGCGTCGCCACCCGGGACCACCCCAGCGCTGAGCGGGACCGGCGGGTGTGGCGGTGGGTGGTCGCCGTGGTTCCGGTCGCGCTGCTGGCCGGTCCGTTGCTGCTCAAGGCCCGGACCCAGCAGTCCCGGCAGTTGAACTGGGTCAACCTGGCACGGTTGGACGACCTCGCCGCGCTGCCCGGCGGCGTGGCCCAGAGCAGCGTGGTGGGTGGCCTGCTGGTCGGGGTCGCCGCGCTGGGCGCTGCCCGGCTCGGGCGGCGCGCCCTGCTGCCGGTGAGCGCGGTGCTGCTGCCCGTGCTGCTGCTCTTCGCCGCCGGCACTGTCGTACCCCTGTGGGTGCCCCGGTACCTGGTCTTCGTGGTGCCCTTCGCGTGCCTGCTGGCGGGCGCGGCGCTGGCCGCGGTGGCCGCGCCGGCCGCGCTCGTCGTGGTGGTCCTGGCCGGGCTGCTCGGCCTGCCCGACCAGGCCGCGCTGCGGCGGACCCACGAGTGGCCGCGCAGCGCGCCGGTGGACTACGCGGGCGCGGCGCGGGTGATCGGCGACGGTCAACGGCCGGGCGACGCGGTGGTCTACTCGCCCCGGCACAGCTGGCTCTTCCTCGATCTCGGCATCGAGTACCACCTCGGCGACCCGCCACGCGACGTGCTGGTCACCGAGGACGAGGTCCGCCGAGGCGACCTGTGGGCAGCCGAGTGCCCGCGACCGGCGCAGTGTCTGGCCGGCACCTCCAGGGTGTGGTTGGTCGTCGCCGGCCGGCACGCCGAGCCGCTGGCAGCCGTGCCGGGCGCCAAGGGCGACGCGCTCGGCGCGCAGTTCACCGTCACCCAGGTCTGGCCGCGCCCCGGCCTGACCGTCGCCCTGCTGACCAGCCGCCCCGACCGCTGA
- a CDS encoding PAS domain-containing sensor histidine kinase, giving the protein MSTLRDLAEEHTHLRPADIDHLHRIAGDWQLLSDLSFADLLLWVPVDADGTFLCVAQVRPTTAPTAYQDDQVGRIVGGPEVAHLGVAYSQGRIWREGDPVWYGDVPARHEAIPVRLRTAEGEAGEVIAVVGRDTNLSTARTPSQLELNYLTTADDLAQMIADGTFPPPRHPGETTSAPRVGDGLVRLDAGGKVTYASPNAQSAYRRLGYASHLVGEDLAALHRRLAGDPLDGTEASNGILAALRGEAPPRREIDARGATMLTRALPLMPAGVPIGALVLVRDITEVRRRDRALITKDATIREIHHRVKNNLQTVAALLRLQARRVSMPEARVALEESVRRVASIALVHETLSMSSDEAVEFDGIVDRVASAATEVAATEVSVGMRRRGSFGVLPAEIATSLVMVLNELLLNAVEHGFPPADEAEEPPVPAASGMVPVAAPEVDPSLRPEVVVSAHRFRKMLHVSVADNGRGLPPGFDAERASRLGLQIVRALVTGELRGTIELRAGANGGTEAVLVVPLARNAHDGRSQA; this is encoded by the coding sequence GTGTCCACGCTGCGCGACCTCGCCGAGGAGCACACCCACCTCCGTCCGGCCGACATCGACCACCTCCACCGGATCGCCGGCGACTGGCAGCTGCTCTCCGATCTGTCCTTCGCTGACCTGCTGCTCTGGGTGCCGGTCGACGCCGACGGCACGTTCCTCTGCGTCGCCCAGGTCCGGCCGACCACCGCCCCCACCGCCTACCAGGACGACCAGGTGGGGCGCATCGTCGGCGGGCCGGAGGTGGCCCACCTGGGCGTCGCGTACTCCCAGGGCCGGATCTGGCGGGAGGGCGACCCGGTCTGGTACGGCGACGTGCCGGCCCGGCACGAGGCGATCCCGGTCCGGCTGCGGACCGCCGAGGGGGAGGCCGGTGAGGTGATCGCCGTGGTGGGGCGGGACACCAACCTCTCCACCGCGCGCACCCCCAGCCAGTTGGAACTCAACTACCTGACCACCGCCGACGACCTGGCGCAGATGATCGCGGACGGCACCTTCCCGCCGCCCCGGCATCCGGGCGAGACCACCTCCGCGCCCCGGGTCGGCGACGGCCTGGTCCGGCTCGACGCCGGCGGCAAGGTCACCTACGCCAGCCCGAACGCGCAGTCCGCGTACCGCCGACTGGGCTACGCCTCCCACCTGGTGGGCGAAGACCTGGCCGCGCTGCACCGCCGGCTGGCCGGTGACCCGCTGGACGGCACCGAGGCCTCGAACGGCATCCTGGCCGCGCTGCGCGGTGAGGCGCCACCCCGACGGGAGATCGACGCCCGCGGTGCCACGATGCTCACCCGAGCACTGCCGTTGATGCCCGCCGGCGTGCCGATCGGCGCGCTGGTGCTCGTGCGGGACATCACCGAGGTCCGTCGCCGGGATCGAGCCCTGATCACCAAGGACGCCACCATCCGGGAGATCCACCACCGGGTGAAGAACAACCTCCAGACCGTCGCCGCGCTGCTGCGGCTGCAGGCCCGCCGGGTGTCCATGCCGGAGGCCCGGGTCGCGCTGGAGGAGTCGGTCCGGCGGGTCGCGTCAATCGCCCTGGTGCACGAGACGCTCTCCATGTCCAGCGACGAGGCGGTCGAGTTCGACGGCATCGTCGACCGGGTGGCCAGCGCGGCGACGGAGGTCGCGGCGACCGAGGTGAGCGTCGGCATGCGACGGCGGGGCAGCTTCGGCGTGCTGCCGGCGGAGATCGCCACCTCGCTGGTGATGGTCCTCAACGAGTTGCTGCTCAACGCCGTCGAGCACGGCTTTCCGCCGGCCGACGAGGCGGAGGAGCCTCCCGTACCTGCCGCCTCGGGCATGGTGCCGGTCGCCGCTCCCGAGGTCGACCCGTCGCTGCGACCCGAGGTGGTCGTCTCGGCGCACCGGTTCCGCAAGATGCTGCACGTCTCGGTGGCCGACAACGGGCGCGGGCTGCCGCCGGGCTTCGACGCGGAGCGCGCCAGCCGGCTCGGCCTCCAGATCGTCCGGGCCCTGGTCACCGGCGAGCTGCGCGGCACCATCGAGCTGCGGGCCGGCGCCAACGGCGGCACCGAGGCCGTGCTGGTCGTCCCGCTGGCTCGCAACGCCCACGACGGCCGCTCACAGGCCTGA
- a CDS encoding SIS domain-containing protein — translation MAADIDEQPAGYARLLSTANAAEIARVAAIIAERRPRHVVFTARGTSDHAALYGAYLTEIRLGLPAGLASPSAVTLFGARPDLSDALVVGVSQSGGSPDLAEVLRAARASGALTLAVTNAPDSPLVEVAELSVDIAAGHERAVAATKTYTAELLALLMLVEGIRAGDGVLPTAEREALDALPELAARTLADDTPARLAPRYRFARQLVTTGRGYAYPTAREAALKLMETSYLPALAFSGADLLHGPLAMTDPEVPVLAVVGSGPGGRSMGEVLPRLGERRADVVVVGSAEVPGATRLAVPEVDERYAPLLDILPLQRLALALALTRGEDPDAPRGLKKVTATM, via the coding sequence ATGGCCGCCGACATCGATGAGCAGCCAGCTGGCTACGCCCGCCTGCTCTCGACCGCCAACGCCGCCGAGATCGCCCGGGTGGCGGCGATCATCGCCGAACGCCGCCCGCGGCACGTCGTCTTCACCGCCCGGGGCACCTCGGACCACGCGGCCCTCTACGGGGCGTACCTCACCGAGATCCGTCTCGGCCTGCCCGCCGGACTCGCCTCGCCCAGCGCGGTCACCCTGTTCGGGGCCCGCCCCGACCTGTCCGACGCGCTGGTCGTCGGGGTCAGCCAGAGCGGCGGTTCGCCCGACCTCGCCGAGGTGCTGCGCGCCGCCCGCGCCTCCGGGGCACTGACCCTCGCGGTGACCAACGCCCCCGACTCGCCGCTGGTCGAGGTCGCCGAGCTGAGCGTCGACATCGCCGCCGGGCACGAGCGGGCGGTCGCCGCCACCAAGACGTACACCGCCGAACTGCTCGCTCTGCTGATGCTCGTGGAGGGGATCCGGGCCGGCGACGGCGTGCTCCCGACGGCCGAGCGGGAGGCGCTCGACGCGCTGCCCGAGCTGGCCGCCCGCACCCTGGCCGACGACACCCCGGCCCGGCTCGCGCCCCGCTACCGCTTCGCCCGGCAACTGGTCACCACCGGGCGGGGGTACGCCTACCCGACCGCCCGGGAGGCGGCGCTGAAGCTGATGGAGACGTCGTACCTGCCGGCGCTCGCCTTCTCCGGCGCCGACCTGCTGCACGGCCCACTCGCGATGACCGACCCGGAGGTCCCGGTGCTCGCGGTCGTCGGTTCCGGTCCGGGTGGACGGTCGATGGGCGAGGTGCTGCCCCGTCTCGGCGAACGCCGCGCCGACGTCGTGGTGGTGGGCTCCGCCGAGGTGCCGGGCGCCACCCGGCTGGCCGTTCCCGAGGTCGACGAGCGGTACGCCCCGCTGCTGGACATCCTGCCGTTGCAGCGGTTGGCGCTGGCCCTGGCGCTGACCCGAGGTGAGGACCCGGACGCGCCGCGCGGGTTGAAGAAGGTCACCGCGACGATGTGA
- a CDS encoding tetratricopeptide repeat protein: MPEGTDDPALSATEELALARLALDEGDLHHAAGHLAGALARAPTLPEVHETLTRLAAASGGGLDLFPINHHAFVGSVVARAHLLATAGRPAEGLELLAAATAYSPGTQWAGVPWVTAPELVERLDPDHIARVLMQVCAALSDPVPRVGRGALTPYLTLARNAVTVHPEHGLLLGAASALARRLGEVALAVRWATRGVRAQPSKMGEVWLGYAYRSAGRTREGLAALGRAVELDPDDLAIYADIAGTLADIGRLDEALEWTERALARDPSFDCAVHTAHRLRHLRDGDLAHLVALADFVRDHPDDSHEHGDLAQCCRARPWLGQLTPAGGPLVDAMRQAVADDDNGLGGAVRLPVAAPPSAVRTATSTAPGLRIEVVGGAPEPDPREPRRASAQRLWRYADDVPTPALPAPSATAVERIGQVAHPAWPHPPAAYDAAVGLAGLDVTDLLGLLVHPPAAPANAVGRLLAAHDPSVWVRGVQVWACLGLLHHRTDEPWEGSTRRRVLLDLIWGVEDWVTEAALFALVTAAWVDPSVRSDVARVVAERLADAAAVARTRPVPIAASLAHLALAAPDLDPATAALAGELLGPLSPQVPRPRNPLRRLWQLLRGARTR, translated from the coding sequence GTGCCCGAGGGAACGGACGACCCCGCACTCTCCGCGACGGAGGAGCTGGCGCTCGCCCGGCTGGCACTCGACGAGGGCGACCTGCACCACGCCGCGGGGCACCTCGCCGGCGCGCTGGCGCGAGCACCCACCCTGCCGGAGGTGCACGAGACGCTGACCCGACTCGCCGCGGCGAGCGGTGGCGGCCTCGACCTCTTCCCGATCAACCACCACGCCTTCGTGGGGTCGGTCGTCGCCCGCGCCCACCTGCTCGCCACCGCCGGCCGCCCCGCCGAAGGGCTGGAGCTGCTGGCCGCGGCGACCGCGTACTCACCCGGCACCCAGTGGGCCGGCGTCCCCTGGGTCACCGCGCCCGAGCTGGTCGAACGGCTGGACCCGGACCACATTGCCCGCGTCCTCATGCAGGTCTGCGCGGCGCTGTCCGACCCGGTGCCCCGGGTCGGCCGGGGCGCCCTGACGCCGTACCTCACGCTGGCCCGCAACGCGGTCACCGTGCACCCCGAGCACGGTCTGCTGCTGGGCGCGGCGTCCGCGCTGGCCCGGCGTCTCGGCGAAGTCGCCCTCGCCGTCCGCTGGGCCACCCGAGGCGTACGCGCACAACCCTCGAAGATGGGCGAGGTCTGGCTCGGGTACGCGTACCGCAGCGCGGGCCGGACCCGCGAAGGCCTCGCGGCCCTCGGTCGGGCCGTCGAGCTGGACCCCGACGACCTGGCGATCTACGCGGACATCGCCGGCACCCTGGCCGACATCGGCCGCCTCGACGAGGCACTGGAGTGGACCGAGCGGGCGCTCGCGCGCGACCCGTCGTTCGACTGCGCGGTGCACACCGCACACCGCCTGCGGCACCTGCGCGACGGCGACCTCGCCCACCTGGTGGCGCTCGCCGACTTCGTCCGCGACCACCCCGACGACAGCCACGAGCACGGCGACCTGGCCCAGTGCTGCCGTGCCCGGCCCTGGCTCGGCCAACTGACCCCGGCCGGCGGTCCACTGGTCGACGCGATGCGCCAGGCGGTGGCCGACGACGACAACGGTCTCGGCGGCGCCGTACGCCTACCCGTCGCCGCTCCGCCGAGCGCCGTCCGGACGGCGACGTCCACCGCGCCCGGGCTGCGGATCGAGGTCGTCGGGGGCGCGCCGGAGCCGGACCCGCGCGAGCCCCGGCGGGCGTCCGCCCAACGGTTGTGGCGCTATGCGGACGACGTGCCCACGCCCGCGCTGCCGGCGCCCTCGGCTACAGCGGTCGAACGGATCGGGCAGGTCGCACACCCGGCGTGGCCGCACCCTCCGGCGGCGTACGACGCCGCGGTGGGCCTGGCCGGCCTCGACGTGACCGACCTGCTCGGCCTGCTGGTGCACCCGCCGGCCGCACCGGCCAACGCGGTGGGTCGGCTGCTGGCCGCCCACGACCCGTCGGTCTGGGTCCGTGGTGTGCAGGTGTGGGCCTGCCTGGGGCTGCTGCACCACCGCACCGACGAGCCGTGGGAGGGCTCGACCCGCCGCCGCGTGCTGCTCGACCTGATCTGGGGTGTCGAGGACTGGGTCACCGAGGCGGCGCTGTTCGCCCTGGTCACCGCGGCCTGGGTGGATCCCTCGGTGCGGTCGGACGTGGCGCGGGTGGTGGCGGAGCGGCTCGCCGACGCGGCCGCCGTGGCACGGACCCGACCGGTCCCGATCGCCGCCTCGCTGGCCCACCTGGCACTTGCCGCCCCGGATCTGGACCCCGCCACCGCGGCACTGGCCGGCGAACTGCTCGGCCCGCTCTCCCCCCAGGTCCCCCGCCCTCGCAACCCGCTACGCCGCCTCTGGCAACTACTGCGCGGCGCGCGCACCCGCTAG